ACTTTTCCGCTATCAAATGGTCGAACTGAGATTGTCAGCCGTCAGAGCGACTCTGGAATACCGAAATGACAGAATTTGGAGAACGTGAGAAGGTGGTGAAGCCCCGGACCTCTTACCTCGGTTCCAAACATGCGCAGTATCTCGCTGCTTTCGTTGTTTACAATGACCCGGTTGATCTTGTCATATAGAACAGGAACGGAGAATCTTGCTGCGTAATTCGGGTCTGTCTCAAAATAGGCTTGGCGGAGGTGGGTGAAGCTATCGTGCAATGGATCTGGAACGACGTTCTCGCCTTCCGCGTCCGTGTCGGCTGGAGTTGCGAAGCGCCACCCTTTGTTTGCTCTTTGTCAGTATTTCTCACACTAAGGCCATAGGCGATCGGCTAAACATCTCCAGAAACTTACCAGACCGGAAATCGAGATGCTAGTGGACGACTGAAAAGGAAATAATGTCGTCTAGGCCCTTCAATTTGCGAGCGATCAAAAGCCGATGAGCCTGTTATACAATCCTCTCCTTCAATAATGCTTCACACATCTAGGCTCTTCGTTATATTCATACCCATGGAGAAGCATAGCTCATGTAAAGATGATATCTGCCTTGCTCCGGTGGGAATCTTGCGCCCGGCTGTCTTGAGATGAAATTTCGTATAACCGTAGCGGGGCGTTGGAAGTGACGCTTTTCGTCAGTCGAAGACTTCCAGTCCACAGTGTCGTTGTTGGTCTACATTGCAAAGTTGGTTATATTAGCTTTAGGGATAGGAATGTTGAGATGCATCAGTGATAGAGGATCAACAAGGATAATTATGTTGCATTCCtgttaataataataattgTCTTACTACGACAAGCGTGGTAAAGCAATCGTCAACAATTGTCAATTATTTTGAAAAGGTTGGTAGCTCATAACGCTAGCAGCCCTCGGCCAGCCGCGCGGTAATGACGTATTCTGCGGCGTACCGGACCTCCTGTCAGGGGTTAGTCTCAAACCTAAAGCACCCAGACTCTAAATACCTGCAGATGATCCTGGGCACGGAGTTTCCTGTCACACTCAGCTTAGGGTCGGAGTCATGCCACCTAGATGCATCTGGCTGACCGAAAGACCACTCGCCAAGTGCAGGTCGTCATGAAGTCTTATGGAAGAAAGGTGTATCAGAACTGTATTACTCGCAAATCTTAGACTAGCCAATGAAAGCTGCTGGCTTCATGAACCACAACTTAAGTAGAAGGTGAGATAACAGGCTGTGGCCGTAAATTCAGGTCCACGCGTATGACTAAGGGGGTAGATGAGGCAAAAAGCAAAACGGTGTAAGAAGAAGTGTGCCGACTCGCCAGCGGAACCTCGAAGAATGCACGGTCTCTAAGCAATCGTGTAGATAATCTCAATTTTGCGGGCTATTACAACCATCCGTCCGTTGGCCATGACGTCGGCTACACTGGAGCCCCCGAGTTCCCGATTATCCTTTAGTGAGTTAGAAGATCTCATCTGTTACCGAGTGAGGTCAGCGTGGCCATGATTCAGCTGGGAATAACTGAAAATATCTACTAGTGCCCCAGATCGTCAACCTAAATAAGATTCAATTGGCGATCATAATCTCCACCTGTCGAGATACCTAACAGAAAGGCTATCAGGCTGATATAAAGAACGTAGAAGCGTCGAAGTGTTTGTAGCCGGAATAATCTAGCTCTTTACAGCTTTGTTTTCCATCACATCCGCTCCCTTCGCCATGGCACGATCAGCTTGGCTTCCCTTGCTAATTCTACATGTCCAACTATTCTTCATTAGTTTATTCGCATGGCCTACAAATCATGTACTTTATGATACGGTTGACTCCCAGTTGGAGGTCGACGCTGGCACAGGAACAGATAGAACCTCGATACTAACGGGGAGCAAGAGGGTCTTCGACTTGACCATTACGTGGGAGGATTATACCCCAGATGGTTTTACTAGAAAGATGATGCTGGTCAATGGACAATCACCTGGTCCCCTCATCGATATCAATGAGGGAGATAGAGTATCTGTCACTGTTTTTAACAATTCTCCATTTAACACAACGATTCACTACCATGGTATGCTTCGAAAAAGAGTTTAGAGCAATTGATCattaatagtacctaggaATAGATATGGCCGATACGCGGCAGCCATGGCAGCGGTTACAGTCTGGACACCAGAGTCCATGAGGCCGGGATGAGCAAGAGCGACTTGGTCTTCCCACTCAGGACCAGATTGATCCTATTGGTATCATTCCCACTTCCATGGCCAGATCGAAGACGGTCTCTACGGCCCCATATTGATTCGTCCGAGGAGAGACAAGCTTGAGCCATTTCACCTGATTTCAACGAATGTCAAAGTTCAAAGACGTCTGGAGGAGGCCAAACAAGCAATCAAACCACTTCTTGTGTCTGATTTTACCCATCTGACATCCATTGAGAAATGGAAAATAACACAGGAGGCTGGCATAGAGATCTCATGCTACGACTCTATCCTATTTAACGGCAAGGGGCATGTTCAATGCCCAAACATGAACGACTTGAATAAGCACCTAAGTCAAATACAGCGAGACTATCTGGCCACAGTACCAGGGGCATCAATAACTGACAAAGGGTACGACAAGATCCACAGCAAGATTGTGAATAGAAACTGATATTTTTTTCGGTAGCTGCCTCCCTGCTTCTGCGTTGATTAAGTTTGGTGGCGGTAGCGGCGATGAGGACGCATTGCCCCAAACTGTTTTTTGGGGCTGCAAAGCAACGAAGGGTTCAATCGAAACTATCGAGACACGAGAGCCAGATGATTTAATAGGCGAGTGGGTCGCTATAGACATCATTGGAGGCTTCAGCATTATCACTGCAGTTATGTCTATCGATGAACACGACATGTGGGTATATGCCGTGGACGGTTCCTATGTTGAGCCACAAAAGGTCCAAGCAATAACTGTGTCCAATGGCGACCGGTATTCGGTATTTGTAAATACGAAAAAGGCTGGAAAATTCAAGATTCGCTGCAGCTCAGTCAACATAGCCCAAATCCTCGTGGGACACGCAATACTCTCAGTCGGTAGCAAGAACAGCACCACCGTCTCTACTCCTTTCATCGATATAGCCGGGAGACCTACCTCTCCAGAAGTCAAATACTTTGACCAAGCTATTGCACATCCATTTCCGCCTGAGTTTGTTGCTGCCGAAGCTGACGCTTTCTTTCCGCTCAGCATGCAGGTGGACGGTGCTTCTTACCTTTGGGCTATGAACCATACGCGGCTAATGCCCACGGATATTGATGCAGCCGTGGAGCCTGTACTCTTCGCGCCAGCTGTTGATAAACAGAACAATGTTACTATCACCACCAAACTCAATACTTGGGTAGACCTTTTGTTTTTTACTGGCAGTGAGCCTATGCCTCCACACCCAATTCACAAGCATGGGAACAAGATGTTCCAAATTGGGTCCGGGGTGGGCCACTTCAAATGGAACTCGACCGAAGAGGCTCTCAAGGATATACCGGAGAATTTCAACCTGGTCAACCCCCCCAAAAGGGATGGTTTTGCGTCGCTAACCGCGTTCGGTAATGTGACTTGGGTGGTCGTAAGATATCATGTCACGAACCCTGGGGCTTGGCTATTGCATTGCCATATTGACAATCATCTTCAAGGCggaatgatgatgattatCCAGGATGGAGTTGACCACTGGCCTCGGGTTCCAGACCATTACCTTTCTTATGGCCAACACGAGTGAAATATGCATACAAGCATGGATATTTGGAGCATAGGACGCTGGCGGTAGTCCTCAGGTCAGCTCTATAAGTAATTTCTCTAAGATACAGAACAGACGTCTTAGCTTTTAATGGTATATATCTCCGAACATGTATTTTTATTCCACAAAATGAACAGCCCAACTTTGCTAAATCCATTATGGATGTCATTGGCGTTGTAACCCTGTAGGCCAAAACCGTTCTCCGCCTTCATGCAATTTACATCATAACCTGCTTATGTACCCTGCA
This genomic stretch from Fusarium oxysporum f. sp. lycopersici 4287 chromosome 2, whole genome shotgun sequence harbors:
- a CDS encoding glutathione S-transferase (At least one base has a quality score < 10), with product MDSGVQTVTAAMAAAYRPYLFLGWRFATPADTDAEGENVVPDPLHDSFTHLRQAYFETDPNYAARFSVPVLYDKINRVIVNNESSEILRMFGTEFDHLIAEKYRSISLYPPEHQKEIDEAHEWH